aAGTAGTGATAGTTAAAAGAAAGATTTGAGACCAAACATACTCTGAATTTGAATCATGTCAGATATTAAGTTACTGTTGTTGTCTGGCAAAACGAAAATGAAGTCATATCCTAGGTCtcattaaaaatttcaaactagAGTAGCTTACtagtattgatttattttactGAATAAGACATGTGATGTATTTATTTACACTATGTAACTCTTTCTGATACTTAGCTCAATAATATGGATTTGGTGAAAAACAAAAGTTACAGCAGAAATAAATAATGGGAACAACAAGAAAGACCACACAAGACACAACACACGGATTTCATTAATCTAGGTATATTATAAAAGGATTATAAAATCTCATTAGTTCAAATGAAATTACAGAAAGTACAAATCACAAAATTTcatcaaatacaaaaaaaaacaaaaatatataataggtAAAGAGgtgtataataataataacagtaATCATATGGgttatatagaagaagaaaaaatacaaCCAAGCAGAGACTTCCTTGTAAAGATGCAACCCCTAAGCTTACCTATACAAAGTTTCAAAGGAAACAGACATTAATCATCACCATCACATACTCATTTAGTCCTCAAGATTCTATAACAGAACTAGATACATCAGAACATGCTTCCACACAGCCTTTTATTTCAGATTCaagtagctttttttttttacttttacagATCAAAAGCTGAGTTGTGTTTGAACACACATAAACAAACGTTCAACCATCATTGGCTGCTAGACATACCTGACCAATGTATCAGGTATCTCTTTACGATGCTGCTGCCTAGGCTTCAACCTAAATAAAACGTTCACAGAATCGTTAACTTGAGAATCTTAGCAataacttttcttcttttttttttcagctctTAGCAATAACTTAAGTGATAAAATAATGCCATCATAGCTGCATGATTCTTTCTCTTTACAGAACAATCATGTATTCATGATTCAAATCAGTAACCATTAGTAACAAGTTTCTACATTACAGGTAGTTCATTGGagtctttaattttctactgacTATTAGATATTAAAGAATGGCACaactattgttttctttttaccttCTCAGCTTCAGGAGAAAAGACTGCCTTCACCTCCTGAAACACATCTTCAATAGGCTTTGCGGCATGAATCTAAAGCCAAGTATTAGAAACAACAAAACTTTGTTACACAACTTACAATTGCTGGACCGTAATACAGTAAAAactagaagaaaaaaagattttcaCCTTGCGAACTTTGCCCTTAGCTTCGTAGTACTGAATCACTGGCAAGCTAGATTCAAGAAACACCTTGAAACGCTTCCTTATAGTCTCTATATTGTCATCCTCTCTCCCCTTCAACACCAGAAACGGATGCAACAATCAACATACATGAAACAAGAGGCTACACAGAGTAAAAGAAACAGAGCTTTTCATATCACACTAACCTGGTTTCTTCCCAAGAGGCGCCTCTCCATCTCTTCCTCAGGACAATCAAAGAACAAGACAAACTTAGGTTCAATCCCAGTCTACAAACATCATCAAACGCATGTAATTATTAAGCAACTGtgtcagcaaaaaaaaacataacactcttttaaaattatgtaaatatacTTACAACTTTTTCAAAGGCTGCTCGGTTCTCCTCATTGCGAGGGAAGCCATCAATGAGGAACTTGTCGTTCCCGTTCTCCTGAATTGCTTtctgaagaagcttgattgtaACCTCAGAAGGTACAATCTTCCCTTCTTTAATCATATTCTGGATCATAGTCCTGCACCACCATTTTAAAggacaaaacataaaattacataaataaagtCAGAACCGCTTCAATAAACAACCTGATTTATAAGACAATTCCAGAAAGTTTTTAAGGGCATACCCATTTTCAGAACCTGATTTAATTTCAGCCCTGAGAAGGTCTCCAGCACTCAGATGTGTGTAACCAAAATGGTCAACAATATAGGCACACTGTGTACCTTTCCCACTGCCTGGACCACCTGGAATCAAAAGTAGTATCTAACTCAAAAAAATCTACAATAAACTTTTCAATAAACTCGACCAAAAATCACTTCTCATTAAACATAATAACAATATAATCTACTGTTTTGTCCTTAACTTTCCGGCCATCAtgtttgtggtttttttttactaatagcATAAAAAACCACAAACATGATGGCGGGAAAGTAACGGTTTTAGCAAACACACATGAGAAGACCTCCTGAACTTACCAAGGACAAAAATAACAGCGGGTCTCTTCTCACTTGCGGTTCCATTAACCTCctgtaagaaaaaaatacaccAAAAAGACAAACTTTAAAATAGGTTTAACAAATGTATCTACAAAGCAGAACAAGCActagtatgttttttttaaaagattgttTATTAGAGTTCATGTCTAAGTGTGGAATCATTTACCTTGTTTGCAGCATCAGCAATGGATCCCATGGTACTATTAAGCAACTCGTTCAAATGTTACCTGAGAAGGAGGAATCTAAATGAGTTTCCAGAGAACACAtttcacaaaaagaaaaacatcatGCAATAGATCAAAACGAGCAGATCTAAGTGCTAAGCATTTatagaagaagaggaaaagtcAGATCCAAGGGAATAAAAAGTTGCAAACTTTGAAACAGCTTTCTACTACAACACGTGTGaaagaaaagattaaaaaaaaatgatgtaagAATAGAACAATGCTGACGTATATAGATCAAGACAAGAGAATCCAGATCCGACGTAACAAAATGCTAAGCATGTCGTGAGTCAATCAGATCGGATGCAAAAAAGAAAGACAATGGACAAAGGAAACAAATGTCTAAGAAGAATCCAAGACGAATCGATACCCAGAATTGGAATTCTACAGATGAAGATCTAATAAAGATGCAAGCTTTGGACGAAATGTGAGATCTGAGTATTGGAAGAGAATGATATGAATCAAAGACACAAACCCattacatatgttttttttttttttgagattgaGAGATAATTTTCAGACAAGAATAAGAAACTGTGGAAGAGATGTTTTTAGAAAGATCTGagtaaagaaaaaacaaacctGAAGACGGAGAAAGTTTTTGATTAATCGCTGAGAATGTGAGAGATGAGGAAGCAGAGgcaagctatatatatatttatatttaatacattcgttttaattattatttaatcttATGTTGGTTACTAATTAAGGAACAATTAATTTCAGTCCATGTGTCTCTGTTACctttaatttaaaccaagattTTGATGTAGTACTATTTAAACTgacagaaaaaaacaaattgttgacacacacaaaaaaaaaactgacaaaAATATTTCTTGTAGTATTGTCATAAGAATTGTATCATACACTAGAGAAATATGACGATTCAAGTTGAATAAATAAGCTTTACTTTATATATGAAGGCTTTACAAAAACCAATGGTTGTCACATCTGAACCATGTCTTGCTCTTTATTTGGTTATGCTCTAGACCGGAATGTGACCTTATGCCTAAGCGTCAAACTAGCTTAGCACATTACACATGTGCCTTGCGTAAACGCTAATTGTCAATGAATGAAGTGATAATAGATTGCTAGTAGCACATGTGGTTTGCTTTCAATTCCTAGTTTGAACATAGTTATGATATAGCTATGAAGGGTCGAGGAGGAAGGCACATCATAAAAAGTCAAAAAGTCCAAGAAATGACTAAGTACGGTACGGGGAACCTGAGGCTGGAGAGATCGAGGTTCCCGAGGAGTACCACACCTTTAGGGATCACACGTGAGTTTTTCGTGAGTCTTCTTCAAATTAAGAGCTTTGATGTCTCTCTTGTGAtactaaaatttgataaaatagaTTTTGTTTCTACGTCGCACTTTTTTGTAGGCCAAGATACATCGGATTTAACTAAACATGTTAGCTCTATTCACGTGACACATCGCTGCTTTTCATGAAGCGTTATTCGTTTCGCTACAAAGCATCCTGACTCGTTAAGAAAATGGCCGAGGTGATGATGTCTTTATAAATCATAATAAACGTGACCAAATTTTTGAATCATGAACCGAAAATATCaaacaactatatattatatatgtaagtTAAGCATGGTCACTTGCTCGGAAACTTTTATCGAAATTGGTATTGGTGATTACTATATTCTGAAGTAAGAATATTACGAACTATAAGTATATGTTATAGAAAACATGTGAAGACTTAACAAAAATCACTAACAAATAGTGTAGATTAACTAGGTTTGTACATGAAAGTCAAGTCTGTGGAGAATCGACAAAAGTTTGGAGATGGTGAGAGGTTTCTCTTGAAAGTCATTAAGACCAGCTTCCATAAACTCTTTCTTATCTCCTTCGTTAGCTCTAGTTGTTACTCCTGCTATCTTGCTCTCTATCCCcatctctcttagtctctttgtcGCCTAATCAAACAAAACACAGTCCATTAGTTATACATATAAACCATCGGttctatttttaagaaaataataaaaagggtaCTGCACATTATTAATAAACAAAACTGTATTAAGGAGTCTTATTCCAACATTTAACTAGAACAGTTTCATACAACTTCTTTTACTAAGGTTTATGGATATGAAAAttctcaaataaaaattaattagtagtAACTTATTCTTTTCtgaattttataacaaaaaataagaatTGAATAAACGAAGTGAATTTAATgagctaaaaatataataaattaatattacctGAATACCGTTCAAGATGGGCATTTCCATGTCCATAAGAATAAGATCATAGTTTCTCCCGGAACAATGAACGTCGACAGCTTCTTGGCCGTTGCAAACGACGTCATTTTTAATACCTAGACGGTCCAGCAGTTTGTGATGCATGGTTTGATTTACAAAGTTGTCATCGACGACCAAAGCTGTTAACTTCGACTCTGCCAAGCTTGGAACTTCATCAGCCATCTCTCTCgttatctttctttcttgtgAGCAACAAATATTACAGAActcttaagaaaatattttgtggaaactcaaaaatatatatgttgaatatttaaaggagaaagaaattgtgaaaaaaaaatcagctgGATTAATTGTGTTTTTGGATTCGGAGGAGATCTAGTGATCTTTCTACTTTTTCCATTTTGGGTACTTTACatgattttacatttttttcaagATCCTTTAACTTATGTAGGGTTTAGATTGATCGCTTGAGATTCTAATTAGCCAAAACACCAAGTGAGCAACATACATGAATAGCAAATAATcattatatgattttatgattacaAACTATAAAAGTTACATATACATACAAGAAATATCACGTCATATGTTCAACTTTTGATTCAGttttaattcataaaataaacaaaatctaatatttcTTTGCAAGTTCTGAGATTATCATATatctattgtattttttttaaaggaaaataaCACAATGATATGACAAAATCTTgtgtatattataaaaatattaagtcTATATAAAAACGATTATCTAtttcataaattaaaatctgATAATTCTACAAACGTGActaaaaaatatagtaattaCATATATGGAGAATTGTTTTCgaacatttttattatagttCGCTTTATagcacataaaaaaaaagatattctgCAGAGGTTGTGGCCTTGACTGAATGATGTAAACATCTTCACCAACCAAACAACCTTCAACATCTTGTGCACATCCAAAGTTCCTTTCAAGAAGAAACCAACCAAACCGTCTTTGACCTAGCTTCTGTCTAAACAATGAGTCAGCCGTTTCGTGTGTTTTGAATTGTGATTCTGTGATCACATATGTTTTGACAGAAGGAACAGTATCATGATAATTGAATTGTTTCGTTTTAATATAATCAAAATTGTTTATTTAGTGGTTTTATTTGAAAGAAAGCTAACGAGTCTTGAATCATTTTATGCTGGAACGTACTAACTAGTTTGTATAAGTCAAGAAAAAACCagatatataatcaaaaacttTATCATATAAATCTCATTTAATTTTCATgctaaagaaaaacaaatagatGACATCCTTAGCAATAAAGACACAAATCACAAATTGAATAAGATCAGATCAAGCGGTGGAGGAAGGTGATGAAGATGTTGTTGGTCTAGGAAGTCTCTGTGGGAGACCACATTTGGTCAAACATTCATCGTAACaaggtttgttttgtttgcCACAGGCTATGGAACATGTTCTGAAGCAATCGAATTTTGGATCTTGTGTTGGTTGGCTCTCATCAACATTGGCTCCATTGCATGCTTGTAAAACACACCCTATCATTATCAATGCCATCACCATACACACTTTTCCCGCCATTTTCTCTTTACAAGTTTATTAGGACTtgtgttttatttaattaatgatAGATATGAGATGTGCAAATAGGTGATTGGACAGGAAGACGTTTATATACTGAATTTTTGCTTCTATATTTAGTATATTTGTGTGtggttgtttttgttgtttgctatttttgtttggtttgactttgaatatagttttgttatttatgtCTAGTTTGACATAAATAGGATTGGCTAACTATTATTGGATTTTCGTATTGCCAAAAAGTTAGAACTATGAAAA
The nucleotide sequence above comes from Brassica napus cultivar Da-Ae chromosome A9, Da-Ae, whole genome shotgun sequence. Encoded proteins:
- the LOC106365882 gene encoding UMP-CMP kinase 3 isoform X2 codes for the protein MGSIADAANKEVNGTASEKRPAVIFVLGGPGSGKGTQCAYIVDHFGYTHLSAGDLLRAEIKSGSENGTMIQNMIKEGKIVPSEVTIKLLQKAIQENGNDKFLIDGFPRNEENRAAFEKVTGIEPKFVLFFDCPEEEMERRLLGRNQGREDDNIETIRKRFKVFLESSLPVIQYYEAKGKVRKIHAAKPIEDVFQEVKAVFSPEAEKVEA
- the LOC106365882 gene encoding UMP-CMP kinase 3 isoform X1; amino-acid sequence: MGSIADAANKEVNGTASEKRPAVIFVLGGPGSGKGTQCAYIVDHFGYTHLSAGDLLRAEIKSGSENGTMIQNMIKEGKIVPSEVTIKLLQKAIQENGNDKFLIDGFPRNEENRAAFEKVTGIEPKFVLFFDCPEEEMERRLLGRNQGREDDNIETIRKRFKVFLESSLPVIQYYEAKGKVRKIHAAKPIEDVFQEVKAVFSPEAEKVKRKQ
- the LOC106362618 gene encoding two-component response regulator 24-like is translated as MADEVPSLAESKLTALVVDDNFVNQTMHHKLLDRLGIKNDVVCNGQEAVDVHCSGRNYDLILMDMEMPILNGIQATKRLREMGIESKIAGVTTRANEGDKKEFMEAGLNDFQEKPLTISKLLSILHRLDFHVQT
- the LOC106364009 gene encoding uncharacterized protein LOC106364009, whose product is MAGKVCMVMALIMIGCVLQACNGANVDESQPTQDPKFDCFRTCSIACGKQNKPCYDECLTKCGLPQRLPRPTTSSSPSSTA